One Plasmodium coatneyi strain Hackeri chromosome 14, complete sequence genomic window carries:
- a CDS encoding SICA antigen has protein sequence MKERVNEISDFRYFSVPFKRKRHRSVHQVRGPPSLEEQLLPHVDDQADGPREYYIVKERKPRSTPIKRRKKRAHSRAGVRRRMIIDIHLEVLDECQKGELHSTREDFFEILVRQFMGSKFMKEDVPMENVPKEEVPKQYVPEEEVPSSDSGFGA, from the exons atgaaggaaagagtgAATGA GATTTCGGactttagg TATTTTTCCGTACCctttaaaagaaaacgtCACAGAAGTGttcatcaagtacgtggtcctccaagtttggaagaacaactccttcctcatgtggacgaccaggcagatggtccacgtgaatattacattgtaaaagaacgcaaacctcgttctacgcctataaaaaggaggaaaaaacgtgctCATAGCCGTGctggtgtacgtcgccgaatgattattgatatccatttagaagtcttagacgaatgtcaaaagggggaattacATTCGACGagggaagacttttttgaaattttggttcgacaatttatgggaagcaaatttatgaaggaagatgttcctatggaaaatgtccctaaggaagaagttcctaaGCAAtatgttcctgaggaagaggttccaagttcagattctgGGTTTGGGgcgtag
- a CDS encoding SICA antigen translates to MAPQKDDDKDKVFGPLKEKWLKEKESTWGKGKPAETQLMAKMKELFNEILAVMNIDEYKDTAQAGCAGIRIGKREIMAEEMDVCTFIVKNLWNMKKIRKGQCEEKNMEEEMKEHLYCAMMKAWSYLYLQDHCDRTDAVWNAFSEMKNFSKVIYPDGKCKECVYGLLEPMNVLGQPMLATILDLIRSKRDVMTLIDKVPKKKCPPPKPNNVLPQQSQLPSATGPTGSTGNGDNAARSAEPATNGATSTDSGRGEGDFLLILGPDNPTVTIARAPSGRSSKNEDAVVLTFSGGGPPATVQPATVSSSPSSGGGTTCKNSELQKRLKEVTDKWFTNRGRDPTQQIHWDRFWNTDVKEKLLNELSQAMTKNGQTDSNLCSAMKGANKAACNYFVSGLEHIYKIEKGAHGNDQQMKEDNLIFHRTASCLLLNAYADKLKELAEKKDPPCNIDNGIKHAFDDNKNIWKSACTGGGCVQCKREPNLKCKINKEEVKDRVNKMLKEKESEIQQTLTNICSKPPVPPSKTTSQATSTKDCKDGDTNCLNQKVNQMFQSRWEIFFMGNGTCIPLHGATNDQVYGLFQEFNRELNEKDQEDGYTAVCDEVVQGHGVTQKELHNCFCKILMRNLRKVTSNDSTYNYKNTTWKVHTMKPNGPCDLLNLWLVLYGSKYDISKENIEYAFKAITNLNKEFPENKYEDCVYTGNFSVNEAKEGVGYREIYKWFLNYDSENKMWAISNENACKRKDGKINGHPKIIKGPVEDASENLKTKAEIVIKEIEDGRLVIQAVDEELNSTKSPPPTSTSTGSNCSNIKIEGLEHGEEGIK, encoded by the exons atggctccaCAAAAGGATGATGATAAAGATAAGGTTTTTGGCcctttaaaggaaaaatggttaaaggaaaaagaatctacatgggggaaagggaagccCGCGGAG ACTCAATTAATggcaaaaatgaaggagcTCTTTAATGAAATTCTTGCAGTAATGAATATTGATGAGTATAAGGATACTGCTCAGGCAGGTTGTGCAGGTATTCgaataggaaaaagggaGATAATGGCTGAAGAAATGGACGTGTGTACCTTCATTGTGAAGAATTTGTggaatatgaagaaaataaggaaaggtCAATgcgaagagaaaaatatggaagaagaaatgaaagaacaCTTATACTGCGCAATGATGAAAGCGTGGTCTTATTTGTACCTACAAGATCACTGCGATAGAACAGATGCTGTATGGAATGCATTTAGTGAAATGAAGAATTTCAGCAAGGTTATTTATCCTGATGGGAAATGTAAAGAATGTGTGTATGGGCTGTTGGAGCCTATGAATGTATTGGGACAGCCAATGTTAGCAACTATTCTTGATCTTATAAGGAGTAAGAGAGATGTTATGACATTAATAGATAaagtaccaaaaaaaaaatgtccaccACCAAAACCGAACAATGTTCTACCACAACAGTCACAACTACCGTCAGCAACAGGTCCAACAGGGTCAACAGGGAATGGTGATAATGCAGCACGTAGTGCAGAACCTGCAACAAATGGTGCAACTAGCACAGATTCTGGACGTGGTGAGGGAGACTTTTTATTAATTCTCGGTCCAGATAATCCCACAGTAACAATAGCTCGTGCTCCAAGTGGCAG ATcaagtaaaaatgaagatgcTGTAGTTCTTACATTCAGTGGAGGGGGACCTCCTGCAACAGTCCAACCTGCCACAGTCAGTTCATCACCATCCTCAGGTGGTGGCACCACCTGCAAGAACAGTGAATTACAGAAGCGCTTAAAGGAAGTAACAGATAAATGGTTCACCAACAGGGGGCGCGATCCAACGCAGCAGATACATTGG GATAGATTTTGGAATACTGACGTGAAGGAGAAATTATTGAATGAACTGTCTCAAGCTATGACCAAGAATGGCCAAACTGATAGTAACCTGTGTAGTGCCATGAAAGGGGCAAACAAAGCAGCATGTAATTACTTTGTTAGTGGTttagaacatatatataaaattgaaaaggggGCTCACGGCAATGATCaacaaatgaaggaggaTAACCTAATATTCCATCGAACTGCGTCATGCCTCCTACTGAACGCTTATGCCGATAAATTGAAGGAACTGGCAGAGAAGAAGGACCCCCCCTGTAACATAGACAATGGAATAAAGCATGCCTTTGATGACAACAAGAACATTTGGAAATCTGCATGTACAGGCGGTGGCTGTGTTCAATGTAAAAGGGAACCAAATTTGAAATGCAAAataaacaaagaagaagtaaaggacaGGGTGAATAAAATGCtcaaagagaaggaaagtgaAATACAACAAACTCTAACTAACATATGTTCAAAACCACCTGTTCCACCCTCCAAAACCACATCCCAAGCAACAAGTACCAAGGATTGTAAGGACGGTGATACTAATTGTTTGAATCAGAAGGTCAACCAAATGTTCCAATCCCGATGG gaaatatttttcatggGAAATGGAACATGCATTCCACTCCAT gGTGCAACGAATGATCAAGTGTATGGCCTGTTTCAAGAATTCAATAGGGAACTAAATGAGAAGGATCAGGAGGATGGTTATACAGCCGTTTGCGACGAAGTCGTACAAGGTCACGGCGTCACCCAGAAGGAACTTCACAattgtttttgtaaaattcttATGAGAAATTTACGAAAAGTAACGTCAAATGATAGTACCTACAACTATAAGAACACAACGTGGAAAGTGCACACCATGAAACCGAATGGACCATGTGATCTTTTGAATTTATGGCTAGTTCTATATGGATCAAAGTATGATATAAGCAAAGAGAATATTGAATATGCATTCAAAGCAATAACTAATTTAAACAAGGAATTTCCcgaaaataaatatgaggATTGTGTATATACTGGAAATTTTTCAGTAAACGAAGCGAAGGAAGGTGTTGGTTACAGGGAGATTTATAAATGGTTTCTGAATTATGACAgtgaaaacaaaatgtgGGCAATAAGTAACGAGAATGCGTGCAAGAGAAAAGACGGCAAAATCAATGGACACCCTAAAATCATAAAGGGGCCAGTAGAAGACGCAAGTGAAAACTTGAAAACCAAAGCAGAGATCGTTAttaaagaaatagaagatgGGCGTCTTGTAATTCAAGCAGTTGACGAGGAATTAAATTCCACTAAATCACCACCCCCCACGTCCACTTCCACTGGTTCGAATTGTTCcaatataaaaattgaaggactTGAGCATGGTGAAGAAGGTATAAAATGA
- a CDS encoding SICA antigen codes for MERVEEGGPHAYTLVKERKQPKSVPTRTKNPKKQGVGRRRAGHRSVGRRMIIDIHLEVIDECQKGDLHSTNEEFFEILVQEFMGSEFIKEENVPKEQVRSSDSGFREEGFLSMVPSSDSGFREEDFVLKEDVPKEGVPKEQRLGKKTLFLKDVILWKMFLRNGFQVQVPGLGKEDFIPMDDIPKEQILKEESLPMVDVLSSVSGFGFREEDFVPKESAPE; via the exons ATGGAACGTGTGGAAGAAGGTGGcccacatgcatataccttagtaaaggaacgcaaacaACCAAAATCTGTTCCAACGAGAACGAAGAACccaaaaaaacagggcgttGGTCGTCGCCGTGCTGGTCACCGTAGTGTgggtcgccgcatgattattgatatccatttagaagttatagacgaatgtcaaaaaggggatctgcattcgacgaatGAAGAGTTTTTTGAAATTCttgttcaagaatttatgggaagtgaattcataaaagaagaaaatgttcctaaggaacaggttcgaagttcagattccgggtttagggaggaaggctTTCTTTCTATG gttccaagttcagattccgggtttagggaagaagactttgtccttaaggaagatgttcctaaggaaggtgttcctaaagaacag cgtttagggaagaagactttgttcttGAAGGATGTGATCCtatggaagatgttcctaaggaacgggttccaagttcaggtgccgggtttagggaaggaagactttattcCTATGGAtgatattcctaaggaacaaattcttaaggaagaaagtcttcctatGGTTGATGTTCTAAGTTCAGTTTCTggtttcgggtttagggaggaagactttgttccaaaggaaagTGCTCCTGAgtaa